The proteins below come from a single Chitinophaga pinensis DSM 2588 genomic window:
- a CDS encoding NADP-dependent oxidoreductase, which translates to MSNFMQAAVLPEFGPATAFRIEKVAIPLPGAGEVLVKVKAIGLNPVDFKTRSGKGYASFQTLPAILGWDIAGEVVSVGEGVSKFITGDRIFGMSNFPNPGNAYAEYAVVQEDEFAIIPKDISFEVAAGTPLAGLTAWEALFDHAGITWGQRVLIQAAAGGVGHIAVQLAKWKHCFVAATASAANHPFLEQLGVDQLVDYKTQKFEEVLDGMDVIIDGMGGETALHSLDILNRGGILVSLPSMYKDDPAVIAKAKEKGVEVKWMSVRPSGERMEQLAALLSNNRLRVEIGQTFPLTDIVKAHQALENGHGRGKIVLTV; encoded by the coding sequence ATGAGTAATTTTATGCAGGCGGCTGTATTGCCTGAGTTCGGGCCGGCCACTGCTTTCAGAATTGAGAAAGTAGCGATACCCCTGCCGGGAGCCGGGGAAGTACTGGTCAAAGTAAAGGCCATCGGATTGAACCCTGTTGATTTTAAAACCCGTTCCGGAAAAGGATATGCGTCGTTTCAGACACTGCCAGCCATTTTGGGCTGGGATATAGCCGGTGAAGTAGTGAGTGTGGGTGAAGGCGTAAGTAAGTTTATTACCGGCGACCGTATATTCGGTATGAGTAACTTCCCTAATCCCGGTAATGCATATGCAGAGTATGCAGTCGTTCAGGAAGATGAGTTTGCCATTATACCTAAAGATATTTCCTTCGAGGTAGCCGCAGGTACCCCACTTGCCGGACTGACCGCCTGGGAAGCCCTGTTTGATCATGCCGGTATCACCTGGGGACAGCGTGTCCTGATCCAGGCAGCCGCCGGTGGCGTAGGCCATATTGCTGTACAGCTGGCCAAATGGAAACACTGTTTCGTGGCAGCTACCGCTTCTGCTGCCAATCATCCCTTCCTGGAACAGTTAGGCGTCGATCAGCTGGTCGATTATAAAACACAAAAGTTTGAAGAAGTGCTGGACGGCATGGACGTTATCATTGACGGCATGGGTGGCGAAACCGCACTCCATTCTCTTGATATACTCAATCGTGGCGGCATACTGGTATCCTTACCGAGTATGTACAAAGATGATCCTGCGGTGATTGCCAAAGCAAAAGAAAAAGGAGTAGAAGTGAAATGGATGTCCGTAAGACCATCCGGAGAAAGAATGGAACAATTAGCTGCACTACTCAGTAATAACCGCCTGAGAGTGGAGATAGGCCAGACTTTCCCGCTGACTGACATCGTAAAAGCGCATCAGGCACTGGAGAACGGACATGGAAGAGGTAAAATAGTGCTAACAGTGTAG
- a CDS encoding NAD(P)/FAD-dependent oxidoreductase: protein MLSYWEKQSLLQYDYIIAGSGIVGLSTAVSLKEKLPAAHVLVLEKDVLPTGASTKNAGFACIGSLTELLSDLQTMPAEEVIALLQMRRNGLQLLRKRIGDEYMEYRENGSHELIGAQEEHTLTEIDRVNALLRPLLGGEAFTLVNHKIAGFGFNNQYVKALISNNYEGELHTGRMMRCLIDLAIAKGVEVKTGCTVSRLEDLQTGVRVVVPRSNGEEIGFMARRVAVCTNAFARELMPDIDLQPGRGQVLLTNVIPDLPFRGVFHMEEGYFYFRELDGRVLFGGGRNLDFEKEATTSFDLNQEIQQQLENRLHDIILPKHSFMITDRWTGIMAFGKTRQPVIRFYTRNIISGVRMGGMGVAIGSAVGEQLSSLLTE, encoded by the coding sequence ATGTTAAGCTATTGGGAAAAACAAAGCCTTTTACAATACGACTATATCATTGCGGGCAGTGGTATAGTGGGGCTTTCTACTGCCGTAAGTCTGAAGGAAAAACTGCCGGCCGCGCATGTACTGGTACTGGAAAAAGACGTACTGCCTACCGGCGCCAGTACAAAAAATGCGGGTTTTGCCTGTATCGGTAGTCTGACGGAACTGTTATCAGACCTGCAGACGATGCCTGCCGAAGAAGTCATCGCCCTCCTGCAGATGCGCCGTAATGGTTTACAGCTGTTGCGTAAGCGGATCGGGGACGAGTATATGGAGTACCGGGAAAACGGTAGTCATGAATTGATCGGAGCACAGGAAGAACATACACTCACGGAAATAGACCGGGTAAACGCCCTGCTGCGACCCTTACTGGGCGGCGAGGCGTTTACACTGGTGAATCATAAGATAGCGGGTTTTGGCTTCAACAACCAGTATGTAAAAGCCCTTATCAGTAATAATTACGAAGGAGAACTCCATACCGGGCGGATGATGCGCTGTCTGATAGACCTCGCCATTGCCAAGGGAGTGGAAGTCAAAACAGGTTGCACGGTCAGCCGCCTGGAAGATCTGCAGACGGGAGTACGCGTAGTCGTACCCCGGAGCAATGGAGAGGAGATCGGTTTTATGGCCAGGAGGGTAGCGGTATGTACCAACGCTTTTGCCAGAGAACTGATGCCGGATATTGACCTGCAACCGGGAAGAGGACAGGTGCTATTGACCAATGTGATTCCGGACCTTCCCTTCAGGGGGGTATTTCATATGGAAGAGGGTTATTTTTATTTCCGGGAGCTGGACGGCAGGGTGCTGTTTGGCGGTGGCCGGAACCTCGATTTCGAAAAAGAAGCCACAACAAGCTTTGATCTTAACCAGGAGATACAACAGCAATTGGAAAACCGGCTCCATGACATTATCTTACCAAAGCATTCCTTTATGATTACTGACCGATGGACAGGCATCATGGCTTTTGGAAAGACCCGCCAGCCTGTGATACGGTTCTATACCCGCAACATTATATCGGGTGTCCGGATGGGCGGTATGGGTGTCGCAATAGGTTCCGCTGTAGGAGAACAACTTTCTTCTCTTCTGACTGAATAA
- a CDS encoding sodium/sugar symporter, with translation MQKSLQFLDYVVFLVYFVIVAGYGLYIYKKKKRETTDSKDFFLAEGSLTWWAIGASLIASNISAEQFIGMAGSGFNIGLAISTYEWMAAATLIIVAVFFLPIYLKNKIYTMPQFLLTRYNKTVSTIMAVFWLLLYVVVNLTSILYLGALAVNTISGIPFFVCMTLIAVFAIIITLGGMKVIGYTDVIQVFFLILGGLVTTYLALSLVSEHFGETGVMKGFSLMTKNAEEHFHMILKKDNPHYLDLPGLTVLVGGMWIVNLNYWGCNQYITQRALGADLKTARSGLLFAGFLKLLMPVIVVLPGIAAYVLYKEGVFSSEMMKAGELNPDNAYPVLMNLLPAGMKGLAFAALTAAVVASLAGKANSISTIFSLDIYKEIFNKSAGEKEIVNVGRVVVIVAMILAIIISPFLGIDKKGGFQFIQEYTGFVSPGIFAMFLLGFFWKKTTSNAALFAMIGGFLMSIFLKFLPNWTDLSSLYDLGMAVPNAAGVYEIPFLDRMGIVFAVCVVGMIIISIAAPAKKQVIVGGTLVTAGESKGLEVDASMFKPSTAFTVIALLICGILTALYTIFW, from the coding sequence ATGCAAAAGAGTTTACAATTCCTCGATTATGTTGTTTTCTTAGTGTATTTCGTGATTGTTGCCGGTTACGGTCTCTATATCTACAAAAAGAAAAAACGCGAAACAACAGATTCCAAAGACTTCTTCCTGGCCGAGGGTTCCCTTACCTGGTGGGCTATTGGCGCTTCCCTGATTGCTTCCAACATTTCTGCGGAGCAGTTCATCGGGATGGCCGGTTCCGGTTTTAACATAGGTCTGGCTATCTCCACATATGAGTGGATGGCGGCTGCAACGCTGATCATTGTTGCGGTTTTCTTCCTGCCAATCTATCTGAAGAATAAGATCTATACCATGCCGCAGTTCCTGCTGACCAGGTATAATAAAACGGTAAGTACGATCATGGCCGTCTTCTGGCTGTTGCTGTACGTGGTGGTAAACCTGACTTCTATCCTTTACCTGGGTGCACTGGCGGTGAATACAATCTCCGGTATTCCTTTCTTCGTGTGTATGACCCTGATTGCGGTTTTTGCGATCATAATCACACTGGGTGGTATGAAGGTAATTGGTTATACAGACGTTATCCAGGTGTTCTTCCTGATCTTAGGTGGTCTGGTAACGACTTATCTGGCATTGAGCCTGGTATCAGAGCATTTCGGTGAAACCGGTGTAATGAAAGGCTTCTCCCTGATGACTAAAAATGCAGAAGAGCATTTCCATATGATCCTGAAAAAGGATAACCCGCATTACCTTGATCTACCCGGTCTCACCGTACTGGTAGGTGGTATGTGGATCGTAAACCTGAACTATTGGGGTTGTAACCAGTACATTACACAACGTGCATTGGGTGCAGATCTGAAAACAGCGCGCAGCGGTCTGCTGTTTGCCGGTTTCCTGAAACTGCTGATGCCTGTGATCGTGGTATTGCCTGGTATCGCAGCTTATGTATTATATAAAGAAGGCGTGTTCTCCTCTGAAATGATGAAAGCTGGTGAACTGAACCCTGACAACGCTTACCCAGTGCTGATGAACCTTCTGCCTGCCGGTATGAAAGGTCTGGCTTTCGCAGCGCTGACAGCAGCGGTGGTAGCGTCTCTGGCAGGTAAAGCCAACAGTATCTCTACTATCTTCTCTCTCGACATCTATAAAGAAATCTTCAACAAGTCAGCAGGTGAAAAAGAGATCGTGAATGTAGGCCGTGTTGTGGTAATTGTTGCCATGATCCTCGCTATCATTATCTCTCCGTTCCTGGGTATCGATAAAAAAGGTGGTTTCCAGTTCATTCAGGAATACACCGGCTTCGTATCGCCAGGTATCTTCGCGATGTTCCTCTTAGGTTTCTTCTGGAAAAAGACGACCTCCAATGCGGCATTGTTCGCAATGATCGGTGGTTTCTTAATGTCTATCTTCCTGAAATTCCTGCCTAACTGGACTGACCTGTCTTCACTGTATGACCTGGGTATGGCAGTACCTAACGCAGCAGGCGTTTATGAAATTCCGTTCCTCGATCGTATGGGTATCGTGTTTGCCGTGTGTGTGGTAGGTATGATCATTATCTCTATCGCGGCTCCTGCCAAGAAACAGGTGATTGTTGGTGGTACGCTGGTAACTGCGGGTGAATCAAAAGGACTGGAAGTGGATGCTTCCATGTTCAAACCTTCTACCGCATTCACCGTAATCGCATTGCTGATATGTGGTATCCTGACAGCGCTGTACACTATCTTCTGGTAG
- a CDS encoding xylulokinase: MRYTIGYDIGSSSVKAALLDVETGKCLATAISPAQEMPMLAPVAGWAEQDPEMWWQEVQHATKKLQQQHPFDGSAVAGIGIAYQMHGLVCVDKDQQVLRPSIIWCDSRAVEIGNEAFNSLGHNWSLQYLLNSPGNFTASKLRWVQQHEPEIYNRIHKVMLPGDFIAMRLTGEAATTISGLSEGIFWDFSGRQVSPVLLKHYNIDEKLLSAIVPTFGLQGKVSAQAAALLGIAAGTPVTYRAGDQPNNAFSLNVLKPGEAATTAGTSGVVYAVHDHIAFDEESRVNTFVHVNDSKEDPRNGVLMCLNGTGILNSWLRQATGNLDYNEMNTLAGKAPAGSRGLQIYPFGNGAERILSNKETGAVFNGLNFNIHSREHLLRAAQEGIVFALKYGMDIMTDMGLKIQRVRAGQANMFLSPLFREVFANTANVVIELYNTDGAQGAARAAGIGAGLYSEQDAFRGMECLATIEPDAPLQQQYAGIYDQWLQGLQRIIK, translated from the coding sequence ATGAGATATACGATTGGATACGATATCGGTTCCTCCTCTGTGAAAGCGGCACTGCTGGATGTGGAAACGGGGAAATGTCTGGCCACAGCGATCAGTCCTGCACAGGAAATGCCTATGCTGGCGCCTGTAGCCGGATGGGCAGAACAAGACCCGGAAATGTGGTGGCAGGAGGTTCAGCATGCTACAAAAAAACTACAGCAACAGCACCCCTTTGACGGGAGTGCTGTTGCCGGTATAGGAATCGCCTACCAGATGCATGGTCTGGTATGTGTGGATAAAGACCAGCAGGTGCTGCGTCCTTCTATCATCTGGTGCGACAGTCGTGCCGTTGAAATAGGGAATGAGGCTTTCAATAGCCTGGGACATAACTGGTCCTTACAATACCTGCTGAACTCACCCGGTAACTTTACAGCCTCCAAGCTGCGCTGGGTGCAACAACATGAACCAGAGATCTACAACCGTATCCACAAAGTGATGCTGCCCGGCGACTTTATCGCGATGCGGCTCACCGGTGAAGCGGCTACTACCATCTCTGGCCTGTCAGAAGGTATATTCTGGGACTTCAGCGGCCGGCAGGTCTCTCCTGTATTGTTAAAACACTATAATATTGATGAAAAGCTGTTGTCGGCGATCGTACCGACATTCGGTCTGCAGGGAAAAGTAAGCGCACAGGCAGCGGCCCTTTTGGGAATAGCAGCCGGTACACCGGTTACTTACCGCGCAGGTGATCAGCCTAACAACGCTTTCTCGCTCAATGTACTGAAGCCCGGCGAAGCCGCTACTACAGCAGGTACTTCCGGTGTAGTCTACGCTGTACACGATCACATCGCTTTTGATGAAGAAAGCCGTGTGAATACCTTCGTGCATGTGAATGACTCAAAAGAAGATCCACGCAACGGTGTACTGATGTGCCTCAATGGTACAGGTATTCTGAACAGCTGGTTAAGACAGGCCACCGGCAACCTCGACTATAATGAAATGAATACACTGGCAGGCAAAGCGCCGGCCGGTTCCCGTGGATTACAGATCTATCCTTTTGGTAACGGAGCAGAACGCATCCTGAGCAATAAGGAAACAGGAGCCGTATTCAATGGTCTCAACTTCAATATACACAGCCGCGAACACCTGTTACGCGCAGCACAGGAAGGCATCGTGTTTGCCCTGAAATATGGTATGGATATCATGACCGATATGGGTCTGAAAATTCAGCGCGTAAGGGCAGGACAGGCCAACATGTTCCTTAGTCCTCTTTTCCGTGAAGTATTTGCCAACACCGCGAATGTAGTGATCGAACTGTATAATACAGACGGTGCACAGGGAGCGGCCAGGGCTGCCGGAATAGGGGCCGGACTTTATAGTGAACAGGACGCATTCCGCGGCATGGAATGCCTGGCTACCATAGAGCCGGATGCCCCATTGCAACAACAGTACGCCGGTATCTACGACCAGTGGCTGCAAGGCTTACAGCGCATTATTAAGTAA
- the xylA gene encoding xylose isomerase, translating into MSITLGNQEYFKGIGKIAYEGPQSTNPFAYKWYDENRKIGGKTMKELFRFAVSYWHTFCGTGGDPFGPGTKAFPWLTATDAVQSAKDKMDAAFEFFTKLGVPYYCFHDVDLVDEGASISEYESRMQQIVEYAKEKQKASGVKLLWGTANVFSNPRYMNGAATNPDFAAVAYAGTQVKNSLDATIALGGENYVFWGGREGYMTLLNTDMKREQEHLARFLTMAKDYARKQGFTGTFFIEPKPCEPTKHQYDYDAATVIGFLRHFGLDKDFKLNLEVNHATLAGHTFQHELQVAADAGMLGSIDANRGDAQNGWDTDQFPMNLNDMVEFMLVILEAGGFSGGGVNFDAKTRRNSTDLEDIFHAHIGGIDSFARAAVIAEKVLEQSPYKQFRKDRYASFDSGKGKDFEAGTLTLEDLRSFAVSNGEPKHISGKQEWLENIINQYI; encoded by the coding sequence ATGAGTATTACTTTAGGGAATCAGGAGTACTTCAAAGGCATTGGTAAAATCGCCTATGAAGGACCTCAGTCAACAAATCCGTTTGCCTACAAATGGTATGACGAGAACAGAAAGATCGGTGGTAAAACCATGAAGGAACTGTTTCGTTTTGCAGTCTCCTACTGGCACACCTTCTGTGGTACCGGCGGAGATCCGTTCGGTCCGGGCACCAAGGCTTTCCCCTGGTTAACTGCCACTGATGCAGTGCAGAGTGCGAAAGATAAAATGGATGCTGCATTCGAATTCTTCACCAAACTGGGTGTTCCTTACTACTGCTTCCACGATGTGGATCTGGTAGATGAAGGCGCATCGATCAGCGAGTACGAAAGCCGTATGCAGCAGATCGTGGAGTATGCAAAAGAAAAACAAAAAGCCAGCGGTGTAAAACTGCTGTGGGGTACTGCGAATGTGTTCAGCAATCCGCGTTACATGAATGGTGCTGCTACCAATCCGGACTTCGCTGCTGTTGCCTATGCAGGTACCCAGGTGAAAAACTCCCTGGATGCAACGATCGCACTGGGTGGTGAAAACTACGTATTCTGGGGCGGCCGTGAAGGTTACATGACCCTCCTGAACACCGACATGAAGCGTGAACAGGAACACCTGGCCCGCTTCCTGACAATGGCAAAAGATTACGCGCGTAAACAGGGCTTTACAGGTACCTTCTTCATCGAACCTAAGCCTTGCGAACCTACCAAACATCAGTACGATTATGATGCTGCGACCGTAATCGGCTTCCTGCGTCATTTCGGACTGGATAAAGACTTCAAATTGAACCTGGAGGTAAACCACGCAACCCTGGCAGGTCATACCTTCCAGCACGAACTGCAGGTTGCTGCCGATGCAGGTATGCTGGGCAGTATCGACGCAAACCGTGGTGATGCACAGAACGGCTGGGATACTGACCAGTTCCCGATGAACCTGAACGACATGGTTGAGTTCATGCTGGTGATCCTGGAAGCTGGCGGCTTCTCCGGCGGTGGTGTGAACTTCGATGCGAAAACACGCCGTAACTCAACTGACCTGGAAGACATCTTCCATGCACATATCGGTGGTATTGATTCCTTTGCACGTGCCGCCGTTATCGCAGAAAAAGTGCTGGAACAGTCTCCATACAAACAGTTCCGCAAAGACCGTTACGCTTCATTCGACAGCGGTAAGGGTAAAGATTTCGAAGCTGGTACCCTGACACTGGAAGATCTGCGCAGCTTTGCCGTAAGCAATGGCGAGCCTAAGCATATCAGCGGTAAACAGGAATGGCTGGAGAATATCATCAATCAGTATATCTGA
- a CDS encoding aldose 1-epimerase has protein sequence MFSIEQFHKDGFDIIALKDDLNDIQVEIIPAHSAMLHAFRIPHGAEELNIIDGYSSLQDYQTNNAEYFKGAKLSPFACRIPDGRYEWEGKEYVIEKTIAPGSWIHGLLYDVAFEIVQLQANERNAVATLRYQYKGEDKGYPFPYDCEVTYSLQPDIRLQISTTISNRASTAIPLMDGWHPYFTTGTPMDDMELQFASEQIVEFNAQLIPTGKVLPYDRFLESSPLEGIPLDNSFLLNFDQHASSCTLRDPLKHIAITFYPDGSYPVLQLYIPPHRRSIAIENLTGPSNAFNNGMELIVLPAGESRTFSTGISAAAW, from the coding sequence ATGTTTTCCATAGAACAATTTCATAAAGACGGTTTTGATATCATTGCGTTAAAAGACGATCTCAATGATATACAGGTGGAGATTATTCCTGCGCATAGTGCCATGTTACATGCTTTCAGGATACCACATGGTGCAGAAGAACTGAACATTATTGACGGGTATAGCAGTCTGCAGGACTATCAGACGAATAACGCGGAGTACTTTAAGGGCGCGAAGCTAAGCCCTTTTGCCTGTCGTATTCCCGATGGCCGCTATGAATGGGAGGGAAAGGAATATGTCATTGAGAAGACAATTGCTCCCGGCAGCTGGATCCATGGTTTATTATACGATGTAGCGTTTGAAATAGTGCAGTTGCAGGCGAACGAAAGAAACGCGGTAGCTACATTGCGTTATCAGTATAAAGGAGAAGATAAAGGATATCCGTTCCCGTATGATTGTGAAGTGACTTATAGTTTACAACCAGACATCCGCCTGCAGATAAGTACTACCATTAGTAATCGTGCATCGACCGCTATACCGCTGATGGACGGCTGGCATCCTTATTTCACAACTGGTACGCCTATGGATGACATGGAATTGCAGTTCGCATCGGAACAGATAGTGGAATTTAATGCGCAGCTGATTCCAACAGGTAAGGTACTGCCTTATGACAGGTTTCTGGAATCTTCTCCGCTGGAAGGTATTCCGCTGGATAACTCCTTTCTGCTGAACTTCGACCAACATGCTTCTTCCTGCACGCTGAGAGACCCTTTAAAACATATTGCGATCACTTTTTACCCGGATGGCAGCTATCCTGTATTGCAGCTATATATCCCGCCACACCGCAGGAGTATTGCGATTGAGAACCTGACAGGGCCATCCAATGCCTTTAATAATGGTATGGAGCTGATTGTACTACCAGCGGGCGAAAGCAGGACTTTTAGTACGGGTATATCTGCCGCTGCCTGGTAG
- a CDS encoding CsbD family protein produces MDTLEIKGKWNELKGRIKQQYADLTDDDLLYEEGQEDRLIGKLQQKLGKSRDEIIKLLKSA; encoded by the coding sequence ATGGATACTTTAGAAATCAAGGGCAAATGGAATGAGCTTAAGGGCCGTATTAAGCAGCAGTATGCTGATCTCACAGACGATGATCTGCTGTATGAAGAAGGTCAGGAAGATCGTTTGATTGGAAAACTCCAGCAGAAATTAGGCAAGTCACGTGATGAAATTATTAAACTCTTAAAATCTGCGTAA
- a CDS encoding lmo0937 family membrane protein, with protein MGSLLYIIAVILIIGWLLGFFVYSAGGLIHILLVIAIVAILLQIIRGSR; from the coding sequence ATGGGAAGTCTGTTATATATCATAGCTGTAATACTCATTATAGGCTGGTTGTTAGGTTTCTTCGTTTATTCCGCAGGTGGGCTGATCCACATCCTCCTGGTAATTGCGATCGTAGCCATCCTCCTTCAGATCATAAGGGGGTCAAGATGA
- a CDS encoding carboxypeptidase-like regulatory domain-containing protein, with protein MKRLITGILFLFCCCSLLAVKVQAQVTVTGTIMDKENKLVLPYASVTNKSTGRRSYSDKGGFYKISASPKDVIVFSFLGYKSDSLVVIQASGTETRNVSLVVEARQLHGVNVGAQYSPYQADSISRREQFGYILDKKDMPLAGGNTPVGAGIVFSPFTRYSRKEKQKREFKKIFAKAEQERYIDSRYTAAFVSKVTSLKGDSLQLFMRDNHPDHNMLRTMPQEDLIYWITDKYKAWKKN; from the coding sequence ATGAAAAGACTCATTACCGGAATATTATTCCTGTTCTGCTGCTGCAGCCTGCTGGCTGTAAAGGTACAGGCGCAGGTAACAGTGACGGGAACTATTATGGACAAGGAAAACAAGCTTGTCCTTCCGTATGCAAGCGTAACCAACAAGAGCACGGGCCGGCGTTCCTATTCAGACAAGGGAGGTTTTTATAAGATCTCTGCCAGTCCGAAGGACGTCATTGTATTCTCCTTTCTGGGGTATAAGTCCGATAGCCTCGTTGTTATACAAGCCAGCGGTACGGAAACCCGGAATGTTTCTCTCGTGGTCGAAGCCCGTCAATTGCATGGGGTAAACGTCGGTGCACAGTATAGTCCATATCAGGCGGACTCCATTTCCCGAAGGGAGCAGTTTGGTTATATCCTGGATAAGAAGGATATGCCACTGGCTGGTGGGAATACGCCGGTAGGAGCGGGGATTGTCTTTAGTCCTTTTACCCGGTATTCCAGAAAAGAGAAACAAAAACGTGAGTTTAAGAAGATTTTTGCGAAGGCGGAGCAGGAGCGCTACATAGATTCCAGGTATACGGCGGCCTTTGTGAGCAAAGTGACCAGCCTGAAGGGCGATTCTTTACAGTTGTTTATGCGGGACAACCATCCTGACCATAATATGCTGAGAACGATGCCGCAGGAAGACCTGATCTATTGGATTACGGATAAATACAAGGCATGGAAAAAGAATTAG
- a CDS encoding S1C family serine protease: MNEFSLIRDIERYLEGEMNEQEKTAFEALRQSDPAVNEQVLAHQQLITQLAYFGRRSALQEKMDKIHAGLANKHVSIAPSSTPEPKKVFSISRRLLLNMAAAAGIALLTSVSTIAFMQRASRQKTTAEYEDVRRVLNHIQRSQNALINDINSSKKAPANPGTYGGTGFAVSNNGYVVTNYHVIAGADSIYIQNTKGEAFKAASVFEDITADLAILKITDSTFKGQPLPYSLKPQRAMRGEQVFTLGYPRDEIVYGEGYISAQTGFNGDSAAYQVSIPVNPGNSGAPLMDNKGDVVGIVTGKQTTADGIAFAVKSAHLKRLLEQMPKDKLPKKEWNHKNNKLEGLSRVEQVKKLEDFVYMVKVYN, translated from the coding sequence ATGAACGAATTTTCATTGATACGTGATATTGAACGCTACCTGGAGGGCGAAATGAACGAGCAGGAAAAAACTGCCTTCGAAGCGCTCCGCCAGTCCGACCCGGCGGTCAATGAGCAGGTGCTGGCACATCAGCAGCTCATTACACAGCTGGCGTATTTTGGACGCAGGTCAGCGTTGCAGGAAAAAATGGATAAGATCCATGCTGGTCTGGCTAATAAACATGTATCAATTGCACCTTCGTCAACGCCGGAACCAAAGAAAGTATTCTCCATCAGCAGAAGATTGCTCCTCAACATGGCTGCAGCAGCCGGTATTGCCCTGCTGACCTCTGTGTCTACCATTGCATTTATGCAAAGAGCGAGCAGACAAAAGACTACTGCCGAATACGAGGACGTAAGACGTGTACTGAATCACATTCAGCGCTCCCAGAACGCCCTTATTAATGATATTAACAGCTCCAAAAAAGCACCTGCCAACCCCGGCACTTATGGTGGCACCGGGTTTGCCGTATCTAATAACGGTTATGTAGTGACTAACTACCACGTCATTGCAGGGGCTGACTCTATTTATATACAGAATACCAAAGGAGAAGCCTTTAAAGCAGCCAGCGTATTTGAGGATATTACCGCCGATCTGGCCATCCTCAAAATCACAGACTCTACCTTTAAAGGTCAGCCACTGCCTTACTCTCTGAAACCACAGCGCGCCATGCGTGGTGAACAGGTCTTTACCCTGGGTTACCCAAGAGATGAGATCGTTTACGGAGAAGGTTACATCAGCGCTCAGACCGGCTTCAACGGTGACAGCGCCGCCTACCAGGTGTCTATCCCGGTTAACCCCGGTAACAGCGGTGCTCCGCTGATGGACAACAAAGGTGACGTAGTAGGTATCGTAACCGGCAAACAGACGACTGCTGACGGCATCGCCTTCGCGGTAAAATCAGCACACCTGAAAAGACTGCTGGAACAAATGCCCAAAGACAAACTGCCTAAAAAAGAATGGAACCATAAAAACAATAAACTCGAAGGACTGAGCCGCGTAGAGCAGGTGAAGAAACTGGAAGACTTTGTTTACATGGTGAAAGTCTATAATTGA
- a CDS encoding RNA polymerase sigma factor yields the protein MKHNQNIERDRELLLGLTRNDDRALATIYTENYPSILRMVLQYKGSEDDAKDLFQEAMIVLYEKAQKGEFDLYSKLKTYLYAVCRHMWLKRLQTGSWQLPLPEELEEVLPADDTNGIAEHEEKDQQFRIMEKAMGSMGEPCRTILEDYYVRKLSMQDIAEKFGYTNSENAKNQKYKCLMRLKKLFFEQYKS from the coding sequence GTGAAGCATAATCAGAACATAGAACGGGATCGGGAATTACTACTGGGATTAACCAGGAATGACGACAGAGCGCTGGCGACCATCTATACGGAGAATTATCCTTCTATATTAAGAATGGTTTTACAGTATAAAGGGTCTGAAGATGACGCTAAAGATCTTTTCCAGGAGGCTATGATCGTTTTATACGAAAAAGCCCAGAAAGGAGAATTTGACCTTTATAGCAAACTGAAAACATACCTGTATGCAGTTTGCCGTCACATGTGGTTGAAACGGTTACAAACGGGAAGCTGGCAACTGCCCCTCCCCGAAGAACTGGAAGAGGTACTACCCGCCGATGACACAAACGGCATCGCCGAGCACGAAGAGAAAGACCAGCAGTTCAGAATCATGGAAAAGGCAATGGGCAGCATGGGGGAACCCTGCAGAACCATCCTTGAAGATTATTATGTCAGGAAACTCTCGATGCAGGACATTGCTGAGAAATTCGGTTACACGAACTCAGAAAATGCCAAGAATCAGAAGTATAAATGCCTGATGCGACTCAAGAAACTATTTTTCGAACAATATAAATCTTAG